In the genome of Aspergillus luchuensis IFO 4308 DNA, chromosome 2, nearly complete sequence, one region contains:
- a CDS encoding uncharacterized protein (COG:S;~EggNog:ENOG410Q2NV;~InterPro:IPR029063,IPR016461,IPR001077;~PFAM:PF00891;~SMCOG1042:O-methyltransferase;~antiSMASH:Cluster_2.7;~go_function: GO:0008168 - methyltransferase activity [Evidence IEA];~go_function: GO:0008171 - O-methyltransferase activity [Evidence IEA]): MQWAVGKSQFEWLAQNKHRQSLFNSYMSSRRHGKPSWFDVYPVERLTNDAVDHQEAVFLVDVGGNQGHDLVKFQDKHAEVPGRLVLQDLPKVVSRCPGGRIEGMRYSFLDPQPIKGARAYYFRAIFHDWPDHICRKILVNTISAMDPEYSRIIISDFVLPDTNAPLLQSSLDIQMMSIGSGVERSERQWRELLDEAGLEITGIWNSNPGMESVIEAVPKRSQRCSSP; encoded by the exons ATGCAATGGGCAGTCGGGAAGAGCCAGTTTGAATGGCTTGCGCAGAACAAGCACCGCCAATCGCTCTTCAACTCGTACATGTCTAGTCGTCGTCATGGCAAACCGAGCTGGTTTGACGTGTATCCCGTCGAGCGATTGACGAATGATGCCGTGGACCACCAGGAGGCTGTTTTCCTCGTCGACGTAGGCGGCAACCAAGGCCATGATCTGGTGAAGTTCCAGGACAAGCACGCCGAGGTCCCTGGCCGGCTTGTCCTACAAGATTTGCCCAAGGTGGTGTCTCGCTGTCCTGGAGGGAGAATCGAAGGAATGAGGTACAGCTTTTTGGACCCACAGCCTATCAAGG GCGCCAGAGCATACTACTTCCGCGCTATCTTCCATGACTGGCCAGACCACATCTGCCGCAAAATTTTGGTCAACACCATTTCTGCCATGGATCCTGAGTACTCCCGCATCATCATTTCTGACTTTGTTCTACCGGACACGAACGCCCCGCTCCTGCAGTCATCGCTGGACATCCAGATGATGAGCATCGGGTCGGGTGTGGAGCGCTCTGAACGCCAGTGGCGCGAGCTGCTCGACGAAGCGGGATTGGAAATCACCGGCATTTGGAACAGTAACCCGGGGATGGAGTCTGTGATTGAAGCTGTACCCAAGCGAAGCCAGCGCTGTTCCAGTCCTTGA
- a CDS encoding uncharacterized protein (COG:S;~EggNog:ENOG410Q2NV;~InterPro:IPR036390,IPR036388;~antiSMASH:Cluster_2.7) yields the protein MAVDQSKVLSLVETIKQTALQDQGACRSAQSHFQLLGLIDELRLAVETPTETVLRLIYQPPQNAALRTVMDLGIFPLLVEQSKCGMSATELAAQTGAERGLIVRLMRVMTALGLCANPESEVYIATDKTVALTQPIGRDGIPCM from the exons ATGGCTGTCGACCAGTCCAAAGTCCTCTCCCTAGTGGAGACCATCAAACAGACAGCATTGCAGGACCAAGGTGCATGCCGCTCTGCACAGTCGCATTTCCAGCTGCTCGGCTTGATCGACGAGCTGCGTCTTGCAGTTGAGACTCCTACGGAGACGGTGCTGCGCTTGATCTACCAG CCACCGCAAAATGCAGCCCTCCGCACCGTTATGGATCTCGGTATCTTCCCATTGTTGGTGGAGCAAAGCAAGTGCGGGATGTCGGCTACAGAGCTGGCGGCACAAACTGGTGCTGAGCGCGGATTAATTG TCCGTCTGATGCGAGTCATGACCGCACTGGGCTTGTGCGCAAACCCAGAATCCGAAGTATACATTGCGACCGACAAGACCGTCGCACTCACTCAGCCGATCGGAAGAGATGGCATTCCTTGCATGTAA